One window of Paenibacillus sp. FSL K6-3182 genomic DNA carries:
- a CDS encoding molybdenum cofactor biosynthesis protein MoaE translates to MKYDWIIKLFAGLPERIGVPSIQLQSDLEKMSVSDLKAAISDEYPDHQALIQIAFIACNHVYAAEDTIIHASDELALLPPVSGGEEKQELAKEPIERYIVTNDVISSDAVLAKVIVPENGASIAFVGTTREWTHGQRTVRLEYEAYAPMAVATMQQIGNEIAERWHGALCAISHRIGVVGLAETSVVIAVSSPHRDSCYEASRYAIERLKQIVPIWKKEIWEDGSEWKGHQLGPWNPTEQLKDF, encoded by the coding sequence ATGAAATACGACTGGATTATTAAATTATTTGCAGGGCTTCCCGAACGAATTGGGGTCCCTTCCATACAGCTGCAATCTGATTTGGAGAAAATGAGCGTATCCGATCTGAAGGCCGCCATTTCTGATGAATACCCAGATCATCAAGCATTAATACAGATAGCTTTTATCGCATGCAACCACGTTTACGCCGCCGAGGATACGATCATACACGCCTCTGACGAGCTAGCCCTGCTTCCGCCAGTATCCGGAGGAGAAGAGAAACAAGAGCTTGCCAAGGAGCCTATAGAGCGCTATATCGTAACAAACGATGTCATTAGCTCCGATGCTGTGCTTGCAAAAGTTATCGTACCGGAAAATGGTGCCTCTATTGCATTTGTAGGAACAACGCGTGAATGGACACATGGTCAGCGTACGGTACGGCTTGAATATGAAGCGTATGCACCGATGGCCGTTGCAACGATGCAGCAAATCGGCAATGAAATTGCCGAGCGCTGGCATGGTGCCTTATGTGCCATCAGCCATAGAATTGGCGTAGTTGGCCTCGCTGAGACAAGCGTCGTTATCGCTGTGTCATCCCCCCACCGTGACAGCTGCTACGAGGCGAGCCGCTATGCCATTGAACGTCTTAAACAAATCGTTCCTATATGGAAGAAAGAAATTTGGGAAGACGGATCAGAATGGAAAGGGCATCAGCTTGGTCCGTGGAATCCTACTGAACAATTAAAGGACTTTTAA
- a CDS encoding HD-GYP domain-containing protein, translating into MRLLPIAKCRPGMKLAKKIFSQEGIVLLGENMELTERLISRLDQCGIQYVYITDPKTDDIVLPSLIREETMQIALKEIRTNFREMMDRPKRKKGVTYPYIAQPFKNMMNMIIDDLSGHQDAMIMLMDMSSVDHYLFQHSLNVCVYTTLLGMSNGYSKDELTTLGMGALLHDIGKTQIAIDVLRKPGSLSKEEFEAMKQHARIGYELLKDEPNLPLLVAHCAFQHHERIDGSGYPRGIKGNEIHDYAKWIGLVDSYDAMTTNRVYSAPMLPHHAIERLYAGTGTLYEQRMLQLFRDKVAIYPIGITVKLQTGESGIVADLNHSYPHRPIIRILYNEAGEELKSPYEIDLSKQLTMMIVSVNDDASEVQFASGI; encoded by the coding sequence ATGCGGTTGTTGCCAATAGCGAAATGCAGGCCGGGTATGAAGCTGGCCAAAAAAATATTTTCTCAAGAGGGTATCGTTCTTCTTGGCGAAAATATGGAACTGACAGAGAGACTTATATCCCGCTTGGATCAATGCGGAATTCAATATGTTTATATAACAGATCCGAAGACGGATGATATTGTGCTGCCTTCTTTAATTAGAGAGGAAACGATGCAAATCGCGCTGAAGGAAATTCGAACGAATTTCCGCGAAATGATGGATCGTCCTAAACGCAAAAAAGGCGTAACCTACCCCTATATTGCACAGCCATTTAAAAATATGATGAATATGATTATCGATGACCTCTCCGGTCATCAGGATGCCATGATCATGTTAATGGACATGAGCTCTGTTGATCATTATTTGTTCCAGCATTCTTTAAACGTCTGCGTTTATACGACCCTGCTCGGTATGTCGAACGGCTATTCCAAGGATGAGCTTACGACGCTTGGCATGGGCGCTCTTCTTCACGATATCGGCAAGACGCAGATTGCGATCGATGTGTTAAGAAAACCAGGCTCCCTCTCCAAAGAAGAGTTCGAAGCGATGAAGCAGCATGCGAGAATCGGTTACGAGCTGCTTAAGGATGAGCCTAACCTGCCGCTGCTTGTTGCCCACTGTGCATTCCAGCATCATGAGCGAATTGACGGAAGCGGTTATCCGCGCGGAATCAAAGGCAATGAAATTCATGATTATGCAAAGTGGATCGGGTTGGTCGATTCGTATGACGCCATGACAACAAATCGCGTCTACAGTGCTCCAATGCTTCCACATCACGCGATTGAGCGGCTTTATGCCGGTACGGGAACGTTATACGAGCAGCGAATGCTGCAGCTGTTCCGCGATAAGGTTGCTATTTACCCGATTGGAATAACAGTTAAGCTGCAAACAGGAGAGTCGGGTATCGTAGCAGATCTTAATCATTCTTACCCGCATCGACCTATTATTCGTATTCTATATAATGAAGCGGGCGAGGAACTGAAATCGCCTTACGAGATCGATTTGTCGAAGCAGCTCACGATGATGATCGTCAGCGTGAACGATGACGCGAGCGAAGTGCAGTTTGCCTCAGGCATTTAA
- the moaA gene encoding GTP 3',8-cyclase MoaA, whose amino-acid sequence MPTLTDRFGRVHDYLRISVTDRCNLRCLYCMPEEGMEFTESENLLSYDQIVEVVEAGAALGITKLRITGGEPLIRPGLDGLIKRLSAIAGIKDIALTTNGVFLAKQAEALRAAGLNRVNISLDTLDSTRFRFIARSGELKRVMEGIEAAAAVGFDPIKLNCVLLKEVNEDEIAAFLKLAYEQPMHVRFIEYMPIGHADENWKKHYLPLSRVLEVAEQEGYTISRGPNVHGNGPSEDWQMKGGRGSFGLIHPISDHFCSNCNRLRLTADGSIKPCLYWVDELNVREAFGHPEEMQQLLLKSMDIKPENHEMAAKLADSAQTHIPTERRMSQIGG is encoded by the coding sequence ATGCCGACATTGACGGATCGTTTTGGACGGGTACACGATTACTTACGTATTTCAGTAACGGATCGTTGTAATTTGCGATGCTTGTATTGCATGCCAGAGGAAGGAATGGAATTCACAGAATCAGAAAATTTACTTTCCTATGATCAAATTGTCGAGGTAGTTGAAGCGGGTGCGGCGCTTGGCATTACGAAGCTGCGCATTACCGGAGGCGAGCCGCTTATAAGGCCGGGTCTCGATGGTTTAATTAAAAGATTATCTGCCATAGCTGGCATTAAAGATATAGCATTAACGACGAATGGTGTTTTTCTAGCCAAACAAGCGGAAGCGCTTCGAGCAGCAGGCTTGAATCGTGTCAATATTAGTTTAGATACGCTGGACTCCACAAGATTTCGCTTTATTGCAAGAAGCGGGGAATTAAAACGTGTGATGGAAGGAATCGAAGCGGCAGCAGCAGTAGGCTTCGACCCTATTAAGCTGAATTGCGTGCTTCTTAAAGAAGTAAATGAGGATGAAATTGCCGCATTTTTAAAACTCGCCTACGAGCAGCCGATGCATGTTAGATTTATTGAATATATGCCAATCGGCCATGCGGATGAAAATTGGAAAAAGCATTATTTGCCGCTTTCGCGTGTACTGGAAGTAGCAGAGCAAGAGGGCTATACGATTAGCCGCGGACCAAACGTGCATGGAAACGGTCCTTCAGAGGATTGGCAAATGAAGGGCGGCCGCGGCTCCTTCGGGCTTATTCATCCTATCAGCGATCACTTCTGCAGCAATTGCAATCGGCTGCGCTTAACAGCGGATGGGTCCATTAAGCCTTGCTTATATTGGGTAGATGAGCTGAATGTAAGAGAAGCATTCGGGCATCCAGAGGAAATGCAGCAATTGCTGCTGAAATCGATGGACATTAAGCCGGAAAATCATGAAATGGCGGCTAAGCTGGCTGACAGCGCACAAACGCATATTCCTACCGAACGGCGGATGTCGCAGATTGGAGGCTGA
- the sufB gene encoding Fe-S cluster assembly protein SufB: protein MAKSMPEMEDYKYGFRDEHKAVFESGKGLTEEIVRTISDIKGEPEWMLDFRLKSLEQFFKMPMPKWGGNMDELDFDDIQYYVRASDKQGKTWEEVPSEIKETFDKLGIPEAEQKFLAGVSAQYESEVVYHSMQEDLEKQGVIFTDTDTALREYPELMKEYFGTIIPPNDNKFAALNSAVWSGGSFIYVPKGVKCEVPLQAYFRINSENMGQFERTLIIADEDSSVHYVEGCTAPVYSTNSLHSAVVEILVKKNARVRYTTIQNWAPNIYNLVTKRAVADENATMEWVDGNIGSKLTMKYPAVVLRGRGAKGMVLSIAVAGKGQHQDAGAKMTHLAPDTSSTIISKSISKHGGKVTYRGLASFGRNSDGAKANIKCDTLILDNESTSDTIPYNEILNDNITLEHEATVSKVSEDQLFYLMSRGLSEAEATQMIVMGFIEPFTKELPMEYAVEMNRLIKFEMEGSIG from the coding sequence ATGGCTAAATCAATGCCGGAAATGGAAGATTATAAGTATGGTTTCCGTGACGAGCACAAAGCCGTATTCGAATCAGGCAAAGGTTTAACGGAAGAAATCGTGCGTACGATTTCGGATATTAAAGGTGAGCCGGAGTGGATGCTGGATTTCCGCTTGAAATCACTTGAGCAATTTTTCAAAATGCCAATGCCTAAATGGGGCGGCAACATGGATGAGCTTGATTTTGACGACATCCAATATTATGTTCGTGCTTCAGACAAGCAAGGGAAAACATGGGAGGAAGTTCCTTCCGAAATTAAAGAAACATTCGACAAGCTGGGTATTCCAGAAGCTGAGCAAAAGTTTCTAGCCGGCGTATCGGCTCAATATGAGTCCGAGGTCGTTTATCACAGCATGCAAGAGGATCTTGAGAAGCAAGGCGTTATCTTCACAGATACAGATACTGCTCTTCGTGAGTATCCTGAGCTTATGAAAGAATATTTCGGAACGATTATTCCTCCGAATGACAATAAATTTGCTGCTTTGAACAGTGCGGTATGGTCAGGCGGAAGCTTTATCTACGTACCAAAAGGCGTAAAATGCGAAGTGCCTTTGCAGGCATACTTCCGTATTAACTCCGAGAACATGGGTCAATTTGAGCGTACGCTTATTATTGCCGATGAAGACAGCTCCGTTCACTATGTTGAAGGCTGTACAGCTCCAGTCTACAGCACAAACTCTTTGCACAGTGCGGTAGTTGAAATCTTGGTTAAGAAAAATGCACGCGTTCGTTACACAACGATCCAAAACTGGGCACCGAATATCTACAACCTTGTTACAAAACGTGCGGTAGCTGATGAGAATGCAACGATGGAATGGGTAGATGGCAACATCGGCTCCAAGCTGACGATGAAGTACCCAGCTGTTGTCCTTCGCGGTCGCGGCGCAAAAGGTATGGTATTGTCCATTGCCGTTGCCGGCAAAGGCCAGCATCAGGATGCAGGGGCCAAAATGACTCACCTTGCACCAGACACGAGCTCGACAATTATTTCCAAATCAATTAGTAAACACGGCGGTAAAGTAACATACCGTGGTCTTGCATCCTTCGGACGCAACTCCGACGGCGCGAAAGCTAATATTAAATGTGATACGCTTATTCTCGATAACGAATCAACATCAGATACGATTCCTTATAACGAGATTTTGAACGATAACATCACACTTGAGCATGAAGCAACAGTGTCGAAGGTTTCTGAGGATCAATTGTTCTACCTCATGAGCCGTGGTCTAAGCGAAGCGGAAGCAACGCAAATGATCGTAATGGGTTTCATCGAGCCGTTCACGAAAGAACTGCCGATGGAATATGCGGTAGAGATGAACCGTTTGATCAAGTTCGAGATGGAAGGTTCCATCGGTTAA
- a CDS encoding HD-GYP domain-containing protein has product MRVHVTELINGDRLSNDTFNNYGLHVLSKGTVLNNQDISRLFQHQMDYIDIDERVSEETEGRTLESTINPKWLPTVQPLYENAVKSFEGLFTKANQQGKVDVEEVTSIFQPLLSNLQMERDVVSMLLLLNSKDDYTYQHSVQVGMLSYYLATWVGYSNEEAVRIGNAGFLHDIGKCRIEESILNKPGKLTDEEYEEVKRHTLYGHEIILDSLDEPFVAIGALQHHERNDGTGYPQGLKGNEIHPVSKIIAVVDIYSAMISQRVYQQKRDLLFVLKELYQLSFKELDPYTTHTFIKHMMPNFIGKRIELVGGESGIIVMTHPTEFFRPLIQIGEEFIDMAIEREYEIQQVYI; this is encoded by the coding sequence ATGAGAGTTCATGTTACAGAATTAATAAATGGAGACCGTTTAAGCAATGACACTTTCAACAATTACGGACTTCATGTACTCTCCAAAGGAACAGTACTCAATAACCAAGATATATCAAGATTATTTCAACATCAAATGGACTATATTGATATAGATGAAAGAGTAAGCGAAGAAACGGAAGGTCGTACACTTGAATCTACAATAAATCCCAAGTGGCTTCCTACCGTTCAGCCCCTTTACGAAAACGCTGTCAAAAGCTTTGAGGGATTATTCACGAAAGCGAATCAGCAAGGAAAAGTGGATGTCGAGGAAGTAACGTCCATCTTCCAGCCTCTGCTGAGCAACCTCCAAATGGAACGTGATGTTGTATCTATGCTTCTATTGCTTAATTCTAAAGATGATTATACGTATCAGCATTCCGTGCAGGTCGGCATGTTATCCTATTATCTCGCTACTTGGGTCGGATACTCCAATGAAGAAGCTGTTCGAATCGGCAATGCCGGCTTCCTCCATGATATCGGAAAATGCCGAATTGAAGAGAGCATTTTAAATAAGCCTGGGAAGCTGACTGATGAAGAGTACGAAGAAGTGAAGAGACACACCTTATACGGACATGAAATTATTTTAGACTCTCTGGATGAACCATTTGTAGCCATTGGAGCACTTCAACATCATGAGCGAAATGATGGCACTGGATATCCTCAAGGTCTGAAGGGTAATGAGATTCATCCCGTATCCAAAATCATTGCTGTAGTCGATATTTACAGTGCGATGATTTCCCAGCGCGTGTATCAACAGAAGCGTGATTTGCTTTTTGTACTAAAGGAACTTTATCAGCTGAGCTTCAAAGAGCTTGATCCCTATACAACCCACACCTTTATTAAACATATGATGCCTAACTTCATAGGAAAAAGAATCGAGCTTGTAGGTGGAGAAAGTGGAATTATTGTCATGACTCACCCTACCGAGTTTTTCCGCCCGCTTATTCAAATTGGTGAAGAATTCATCGATATGGCCATTGAGCGTGAGTATGAAATCCAGCAGGTTTATATTTAA
- the yfkAB gene encoding radical SAM/CxCxxxxC motif protein YfkAB, giving the protein MNTIQFQQSRTPLSTLSPTNDPWDPIRSLQQYGRHRLTSVEMTVSNLCNMRCEHCAVGDTLVMTEPAKLPLKQMLDRLDEVEHLETISITGGEPSFSDRTVRDYMVPLLQYARSRGIRSQINSNVTLPYSRYEQLAPYLDVMHISFNYTSPEDFHQIGFAKANHHVSLEAATKLYERMIENTRRLSETGVLVSAESMINYKTYNKIDEIHQLIVDMGCQRHEVHPMYPSSFAKDLPVLSREQMLEAIERLLKARDQSIWMLFGTLPFYPCSDSKSERELLRRLANEPNVTVRNDPDGRNRLNVNLFTGDVFVTDFSDVPAFGNIGSSKLEDLFDKWLDHSLAQSVNCHCPVASCCGPNLLVKDMYYKDVNFHERSAVLD; this is encoded by the coding sequence ATGAACACAATACAATTTCAACAATCAAGAACACCGTTATCCACACTTTCGCCAACGAATGATCCGTGGGATCCCATTCGTTCGTTGCAGCAATATGGAAGACATCGCTTAACAAGCGTCGAAATGACCGTTTCCAACTTATGCAATATGCGATGCGAGCATTGTGCTGTTGGAGATACACTTGTAATGACAGAACCCGCCAAGCTGCCGCTTAAGCAGATGCTGGACCGACTGGATGAAGTGGAGCATCTCGAAACGATAAGCATTACAGGCGGGGAGCCATCCTTCTCCGACCGAACGGTTCGTGATTACATGGTGCCGTTGCTTCAATACGCCCGCAGCCGCGGCATTCGCTCCCAAATCAATTCGAACGTGACGCTGCCTTACAGCCGTTATGAGCAGCTAGCTCCTTATCTAGATGTCATGCACATTTCGTTTAACTACACGTCTCCGGAAGATTTTCATCAAATTGGTTTTGCGAAAGCCAATCATCATGTATCGCTCGAAGCCGCGACCAAGCTTTATGAACGAATGATCGAAAACACGCGTCGCCTTAGCGAGACAGGTGTACTCGTTTCTGCGGAGTCTATGATCAATTACAAAACGTATAACAAAATTGATGAGATTCATCAGCTGATTGTGGATATGGGATGTCAGAGGCATGAGGTGCATCCGATGTATCCTAGCTCCTTTGCGAAGGATTTACCGGTTCTCTCACGCGAGCAAATGCTGGAAGCTATTGAACGCTTGCTGAAAGCGCGAGATCAATCCATTTGGATGCTGTTCGGCACACTTCCCTTTTATCCATGCAGTGACAGCAAATCAGAACGTGAACTGCTGCGAAGATTAGCGAATGAGCCAAATGTAACGGTACGCAACGATCCTGACGGCCGCAATCGGCTGAACGTAAATTTGTTTACAGGCGATGTATTTGTAACCGACTTTTCTGATGTGCCCGCTTTTGGCAACATCGGTTCGTCCAAATTGGAGGATTTATTTGATAAATGGCTGGACCATTCCCTTGCGCAAAGTGTGAATTGTCACTGCCCGGTCGCTTCATGCTGCGGACCTAACCTCCTTGTTAAGGATATGTACTATAAAGATGTTAATTTCCATGAGCGCAGCGCAGTGCTGGATTAG
- a CDS encoding ThiF family adenylyltransferase, whose amino-acid sequence MNNPITQNNAALEISGVGSARYARQVRFSPIGGKGQQLLAGSRAAVVGMGALGSVIAQHLVRSGVGYVRIIDRDIIEWSNLQRQMLYTEEDVLSLLPKAEAAAAHLRAMNSSVFIDPIVADLTAMNAEELLTDVDLIVDGSDNFSVRYLINDYSVKYSIPWIYGGAVGASGMTMTIIPGESPCYRCLFNEPPPPGTTDTCETAGVISPVVDIIGSLQATEAIKLLSGNKNALHGTLFQVDLWNHAWLPISVAKSKRSHCDCCGNRQFAFLEDPMSGSAAALCGRHSVQITPSQDALLNLEELAERLKPVGTITRNRFLLRIELEADLTLVLFQDGRAIVQGTDQLSKARSLYAELLGN is encoded by the coding sequence ATGAACAATCCAATCACACAAAATAACGCTGCGCTTGAAATATCGGGCGTGGGATCAGCTCGTTATGCGAGACAAGTCCGCTTCTCTCCCATTGGAGGGAAAGGACAACAGCTGCTTGCCGGCAGTCGCGCAGCGGTCGTTGGCATGGGTGCGCTTGGTTCTGTCATCGCCCAGCATCTGGTCAGATCCGGCGTTGGATATGTGCGTATTATAGACCGGGACATTATTGAATGGAGTAATTTACAGCGGCAAATGCTGTATACCGAAGAAGATGTATTATCGCTGCTTCCCAAAGCAGAGGCCGCTGCTGCACATTTGCGAGCCATGAACAGCTCTGTCTTCATTGATCCGATAGTTGCTGATTTAACGGCAATGAATGCGGAGGAATTACTCACTGATGTTGATCTTATTGTTGATGGCAGTGATAACTTCTCTGTTCGATATTTAATTAATGATTATAGCGTGAAGTACAGCATTCCTTGGATTTATGGCGGAGCCGTCGGCGCATCCGGCATGACGATGACGATTATACCAGGCGAATCCCCCTGCTACCGATGCTTGTTCAATGAACCGCCTCCGCCTGGTACGACCGATACTTGTGAAACGGCAGGTGTCATCTCTCCAGTCGTTGACATTATCGGCTCTCTTCAAGCTACGGAAGCCATTAAGCTGCTCTCAGGCAACAAGAACGCACTACACGGCACCTTATTTCAAGTTGACCTATGGAATCATGCTTGGCTTCCTATTTCTGTGGCCAAATCGAAGCGAAGCCATTGCGACTGCTGCGGAAATAGGCAGTTCGCATTTTTGGAAGATCCAATGTCGGGATCAGCTGCTGCTCTATGCGGTCGCCATTCTGTGCAAATTACACCGAGTCAAGATGCTCTACTGAACTTGGAAGAGTTAGCTGAACGTTTAAAGCCGGTTGGCACAATAACACGCAATCGTTTTTTACTGCGAATTGAACTAGAGGCTGATTTGACCTTAGTCCTGTTCCAGGATGGCCGAGCCATCGTCCAAGGAACAGATCAATTATCAAAAGCAAGGTCGCTTTATGCTGAATTATTAGGTAATTAG
- the ytvI gene encoding sporulation integral membrane protein YtvI, which produces MSIKTIVFIALGLLLLYLFFTVGAPFLLALVVAIFLEPLNQLFMKKFRMNRLVAATISSSLFTVILIGLIALLGVKVVAELIAFFKKVPQYFENANGMVDDLMFQAQSLYQNFPPDAIETLEKWLMELTSTLTKMVGTLSNTVIAFASSIPGMFIFFIVFLVAVYMMSFSLNTMKATVLSLFEEKSQPQVNDVLNNLKKSIFGFLRSQFILSALTYIISLIGLLILNVKYPLAIALLIIIVDIMPILGTGSVLVPWGSYLLLTGNVFVGVGLIILFLVITVFRRIVEPKILGDSVGIGSLSALVSLYVGFKLVGVIGVFIGPLVVIIYMAARRAGLFQMKFKL; this is translated from the coding sequence GTGTCTATTAAGACAATCGTATTTATCGCTTTAGGGTTATTGCTGCTCTATCTGTTTTTTACGGTAGGTGCTCCTTTCTTGCTTGCGCTTGTTGTAGCTATTTTTCTTGAGCCGCTTAATCAGCTGTTTATGAAAAAATTCCGAATGAATCGGCTGGTGGCAGCTACAATATCAAGCAGCCTCTTTACGGTTATTCTGATCGGACTAATCGCGCTGCTTGGCGTGAAAGTGGTAGCCGAATTGATAGCCTTTTTCAAAAAAGTGCCCCAATACTTCGAAAATGCCAATGGGATGGTAGACGATCTCATGTTTCAGGCACAATCGTTATATCAAAACTTCCCTCCTGACGCCATTGAAACGTTAGAGAAATGGCTAATGGAGCTAACGAGTACATTAACGAAAATGGTAGGTACGTTATCGAACACCGTTATCGCTTTCGCTTCAAGCATCCCGGGCATGTTCATCTTCTTTATCGTTTTCTTGGTAGCGGTATACATGATGAGCTTTAGTCTAAATACGATGAAGGCAACGGTGCTTTCATTATTTGAAGAAAAATCGCAGCCACAGGTCAATGATGTGCTGAACAATCTCAAAAAGTCGATTTTTGGTTTCTTGCGTTCGCAGTTTATTTTGAGTGCACTCACCTACATCATTTCGTTGATCGGTTTGCTCATACTTAATGTCAAATATCCGCTTGCTATCGCGCTGCTTATTATCATTGTTGATATTATGCCGATTCTTGGAACAGGTTCTGTACTTGTGCCATGGGGAAGTTATTTGCTGCTGACGGGCAATGTTTTTGTAGGGGTAGGGCTAATTATTCTATTTCTAGTTATTACCGTATTCCGCCGCATCGTAGAGCCTAAAATTCTCGGAGATTCTGTAGGGATCGGCTCATTGTCAGCGCTTGTAAGTTTATATGTCGGCTTCAAGCTCGTCGGTGTTATCGGTGTATTCATCGGACCGCTTGTCGTGATCATCTATATGGCAGCTCGAAGAGCTGGACTGTTCCAAATGAAATTCAAGCTATAG
- a CDS encoding bifunctional UDP-sugar hydrolase/5'-nucleotidase yields the protein MNLTDSFRTRVVLLHSNDIHSRLEHAAKIASFITEERRSWGNERVLAVDCGDHMDRMRVETEGSDGIVNVELLNQAGYEVITLGNNEGLTYSSQTISEAYTDRAQFAVVCANMHEAATGEQPDWLLPSTIIDKNELRIGIIGVTAAFSDFYFLLGWQVSDPFAAVQEQAAKLRDKVDVLVVMSHIGITFDKQMAEKLEGIDLILGAHTHHLLEEPIVIGNTTICAAGKFGEYIGRVEIGMDDVSSRPMFRATCVPTAAMEEHPEAAAIIGSYLKAGQQRLSRVIARLSAPLPARAERESPLGNLLAAGLRRWTDAEIGIVNAGQLLGGLAQGDVTAGELHALCPSPINPCLMLIAGTDIRTALEQALLPEFIHKPIKGYGFRGEVLGTLAIDGLSVTYDSNRMPMDRLIQVIVNGETLDDERLYKLGTIDMFSFKAGYESLANAVQVNYYLPEFIRDVIEAQLQNSSELAECCQLRWENTSI from the coding sequence ATGAATTTGACGGACAGTTTTCGTACAAGGGTAGTGCTTCTTCATAGCAATGATATACATAGTCGTCTGGAGCATGCCGCCAAGATCGCTTCATTTATCACAGAGGAAAGACGAAGCTGGGGCAATGAGCGAGTGCTTGCGGTAGACTGCGGAGACCATATGGATCGCATGCGAGTGGAGACTGAAGGCAGCGATGGGATTGTTAATGTAGAGCTTTTAAATCAAGCTGGTTATGAAGTAATAACACTTGGCAATAATGAAGGACTTACTTATTCTTCTCAGACAATTTCGGAGGCGTATACCGATCGCGCTCAGTTTGCTGTCGTTTGTGCCAATATGCACGAGGCCGCTACAGGTGAGCAGCCTGATTGGCTGCTGCCAAGCACTATCATTGATAAAAATGAACTTCGAATCGGTATCATAGGCGTCACAGCGGCCTTTTCTGACTTTTATTTCTTGCTAGGCTGGCAAGTATCTGATCCATTCGCGGCGGTGCAAGAACAGGCGGCAAAGCTGAGAGATAAGGTAGATGTGCTGGTAGTGATGTCCCATATTGGGATTACCTTCGATAAGCAAATGGCGGAGAAGCTTGAGGGCATCGATCTTATTTTGGGAGCACATACCCATCATTTATTAGAAGAGCCAATTGTTATCGGTAATACGACGATTTGTGCAGCCGGGAAATTCGGCGAGTATATCGGGCGAGTAGAAATCGGAATGGATGACGTTTCCTCGCGCCCAATGTTCCGCGCAACCTGCGTTCCTACGGCCGCAATGGAAGAGCATCCCGAAGCAGCCGCCATCATCGGCAGCTACCTAAAGGCGGGACAGCAGCGCCTAAGCCGGGTTATCGCCCGGCTTTCTGCGCCGCTGCCCGCCAGAGCCGAGCGGGAATCACCGCTCGGCAACCTGCTGGCCGCTGGCTTGCGCCGCTGGACCGATGCCGAGATCGGCATCGTCAACGCTGGACAGCTGCTCGGCGGCCTCGCGCAAGGGGACGTGACAGCGGGCGAATTGCACGCCCTCTGTCCGTCGCCGATTAATCCGTGCCTCATGCTCATCGCAGGCACGGATATAAGGACAGCGCTGGAGCAAGCGCTGCTGCCCGAATTTATCCATAAGCCGATCAAGGGATACGGCTTTCGCGGTGAAGTGCTTGGAACGCTTGCCATAGATGGCTTGTCCGTTACCTACGATTCGAACAGAATGCCGATGGATAGACTCATACAGGTAATAGTTAATGGAGAAACGCTGGATGATGAACGACTGTATAAGCTGGGAACGATCGATATGTTCAGTTTCAAGGCGGGTTACGAGTCGCTCGCCAACGCGGTGCAAGTGAACTATTACTTGCCCGAATTCATTCGAGACGTAATTGAAGCGCAGCTGCAAAATTCGTCTGAATTGGCGGAATGTTGTCAGCTAAGATGGGAAAATACCTCGATTTGA
- the sufU gene encoding Fe-S cluster assembly sulfur transfer protein SufU: MQLDDLYRRVIMDHYKNPRNRGTLDEESVTINLNNPTCGDRISLQLQVVDGQVANAKFSGEGCSISMSSASMMTEAIKGKTFDEALAMAEKFSALMKGEPVEFDEYEELDALSGVNKFPARIKCATLAWNALRKGIEQQESH; encoded by the coding sequence ATGCAATTGGATGATTTATATCGCAGAGTCATTATGGATCATTATAAAAACCCTCGAAATCGCGGTACCTTGGATGAAGAATCAGTTACCATCAACCTGAATAACCCTACCTGTGGCGATCGTATTTCGCTGCAGCTGCAGGTCGTAGACGGCCAAGTTGCCAATGCGAAGTTCAGTGGTGAAGGCTGTTCGATCAGCATGAGCTCTGCATCGATGATGACAGAGGCGATAAAAGGAAAAACATTTGATGAGGCGCTTGCCATGGCTGAGAAATTCTCAGCTCTAATGAAAGGCGAACCGGTTGAATTTGATGAATATGAAGAATTGGATGCACTTTCTGGTGTAAACAAATTTCCTGCAAGAATTAAGTGTGCGACACTAGCGTGGAACGCCTTACGCAAAGGGATCGAGCAGCAAGAATCACATTAA